A genome region from Anopheles stephensi strain Indian chromosome 2, UCI_ANSTEP_V1.0, whole genome shotgun sequence includes the following:
- the LOC118502711 gene encoding uncharacterized protein LOC118502711 isoform X1 codes for MSKKLPVRTLSELTLAELAGTIVGAIGTMVQTSHAFGIPPDYTLLMVEINSYMDNLGATSNIYEDLLRVILCSDSLEASMRFCCLQMLLNEGVQCLVTEIFPLAYYERILQVIAAQGRGLRQLNMKGVWVKEECMCYMFEIVKRLPHLTKLTIPHIANDNLLKHIADYSKCMRQLDISGETDITEIGIEYLCYGESRNCLTYVDIGSLGEENICHTDVALLLQNLPNLATLQSYSFVGRSLQYILEKKEASFQCRLVYVHDTETDGATLDAIVRSCPRLEHIYLDSPEAGILEKLRSVKLRRLKLYKFSSYELVDLMEHVGKSLYHLTVIKGYGPLEIDRLVRSCPNLIDLDFYMMDSLTFTGDNSFTNLQGLEILSSPIQKPSLRRFICHTTTLRRLAVDAVTFSDEDISSMVIEHDFYQLEDVWFTSAPYLSIASVEILMDRCPELQSVGQLSGWALTPDDVTLLRGILKSCNSSLVLSLYQPRRKARLAVSRIVVRRD; via the exons ATGTCCAAAAAGCTCCCCGTTCGCACACTCAGCGAACTGACGTTGGCGGAGCTGGCTGGTACGATTGTGGGCGCGATCGGTACCATGGTACAGACGAGCCATGCGTTCGGAATACCACCCGACTACACGCTGCTGATGGTGGAGATCAACTCGTACATGGACAATCTGGGTGCCACGAGCAACATCTACGAGGATCTGCTGCGTGTGATCCTCTGCTCTGACTCGCTCGAAGCTTCGATGCGCTTCTGCTGTCTGCAGATGCTGCTGAACGAGGGCGTCCAGTGTCTGGTGACGGAGATCTTTCCCCTCGCGTACTACGAGCGTATACTGCAGGTGATCGCGGCCCAGGGTCGTGGATTGCGCCAGCTAAACATGAAGGGTGTTTGGGTGAAGGAAGAGTGCATGTGCTACATGTTCGAGATTGTGAAGCGTTTGCCGCACCTGACCAAGCTGACCATCCCGCACATTGCGAACGATAACCTGCTGAAGCACATTGCCGACTATAGCAAGTGTATGAGACAGCTGGACATAAGCGGCGAAACGGACATTACGGAGATCGGTATTGAGTATCTGTGTTACGGGGAGTCCCGGAACTGTCTCACCTACGTAGATATTGGATCGCTCGGGGAGGAAAACATTTGCCATACCGATGTAGCACTGTTGCTGCAGAACCTTCCCAACCTAGCTACACTGCAGTCGTACTCGTTTGTTGGCCGTAGTTTGCAGTACATACTGGAGAAGAAGGAAGCGAGCTTCCAGTGCCGCTTGGTGTACGTGCACGACACGGAAACGGACGGGGCGACGCTGGATGCGATCGTACGTTCCTGTCCACGGTTGGAGCACATCTATCTGGACTCACCGGAGGCAGGTATACTGGAGAAGCTGCGATCGGTAAAGTTACGCCGGCTGAAGCTGTACAAGTTTAGCTCGTACGAGCTGGTGGACTTGATGGAGCACGTTGGCAAATCCCTTTACCACCTGACCGTGATCAAGGGCTATGGACCGCTGGAGATCGATCGGCTCGTACGCTCCTGTCCGAACTTGATCGATCTCGACTTTTACATGATGGATTCGTTGACGTTCACGGGCGACAATAGTTTCACGAACCTGCAAGGGTTGGAGATTTTGAGCAGTCCCATTCAGAAACCTAGCTTGCGTCGTTTCATCTGTCACACGACTACGTTGCGCCGGTTGGCGGTGGATGCGGTTACGTTCTCCGATGAGGACATCAGCTCGATGGTGATCGAGCATGACTTCTATCAGCTGGAGGACGTTTGGTTTACATCGGCACCGTACCTTTCAATCGCATCTGTGGAG ATACTGATGGACCGTTGTCCGGAGCTGCAGAGCGTTGGCCAGCTGAGCGGATGGGCACTGACGCCCGACGACGTGACGCTGCTCCGTGGGATCCTGAAGAGTTGCAACTCCTCACTG GTGCTCAGTCTGTACCAGCCCCGAAGGAAAGCTAGGCTCGCCGTTTCGAGGATCGTAGTGCGACGTGACTGA
- the LOC118502711 gene encoding uncharacterized protein LOC118502711 isoform X2, translated as MSKKLPVRTLSELTLAELAGTIVGAIGTMVQTSHAFGIPPDYTLLMVEINSYMDNLGATSNIYEDLLRVILCSDSLEASMRFCCLQMLLNEGVQCLVTEIFPLAYYERILQVIAAQGRGLRQLNMKGVWVKEECMCYMFEIVKRLPHLTKLTIPHIANDNLLKHIADYSKCMRQLDISGETDITEIGIEYLCYGESRNCLTYVDIGSLGEENICHTDVALLLQNLPNLATLQSYSFVGRSLQYILEKKEASFQCRLVYVHDTETDGATLDAIVRSCPRLEHIYLDSPEAGILEKLRSVKLRRLKLYKFSSYELVDLMEHVGKSLYHLTVIKGYGPLEIDRLVRSCPNLIDLDFYMMDSLTFTGDNSFTNLQGLEILSSPIQKPSLRRFICHTTTLRRLAVDAVTFSDEDISSMVIEHDFYQLEDVWFTSAPYLSIASVEILMDRCPELQSVGQLSGWALTPDDVTLLRGILKSCNSSLMIQSL; from the exons ATGTCCAAAAAGCTCCCCGTTCGCACACTCAGCGAACTGACGTTGGCGGAGCTGGCTGGTACGATTGTGGGCGCGATCGGTACCATGGTACAGACGAGCCATGCGTTCGGAATACCACCCGACTACACGCTGCTGATGGTGGAGATCAACTCGTACATGGACAATCTGGGTGCCACGAGCAACATCTACGAGGATCTGCTGCGTGTGATCCTCTGCTCTGACTCGCTCGAAGCTTCGATGCGCTTCTGCTGTCTGCAGATGCTGCTGAACGAGGGCGTCCAGTGTCTGGTGACGGAGATCTTTCCCCTCGCGTACTACGAGCGTATACTGCAGGTGATCGCGGCCCAGGGTCGTGGATTGCGCCAGCTAAACATGAAGGGTGTTTGGGTGAAGGAAGAGTGCATGTGCTACATGTTCGAGATTGTGAAGCGTTTGCCGCACCTGACCAAGCTGACCATCCCGCACATTGCGAACGATAACCTGCTGAAGCACATTGCCGACTATAGCAAGTGTATGAGACAGCTGGACATAAGCGGCGAAACGGACATTACGGAGATCGGTATTGAGTATCTGTGTTACGGGGAGTCCCGGAACTGTCTCACCTACGTAGATATTGGATCGCTCGGGGAGGAAAACATTTGCCATACCGATGTAGCACTGTTGCTGCAGAACCTTCCCAACCTAGCTACACTGCAGTCGTACTCGTTTGTTGGCCGTAGTTTGCAGTACATACTGGAGAAGAAGGAAGCGAGCTTCCAGTGCCGCTTGGTGTACGTGCACGACACGGAAACGGACGGGGCGACGCTGGATGCGATCGTACGTTCCTGTCCACGGTTGGAGCACATCTATCTGGACTCACCGGAGGCAGGTATACTGGAGAAGCTGCGATCGGTAAAGTTACGCCGGCTGAAGCTGTACAAGTTTAGCTCGTACGAGCTGGTGGACTTGATGGAGCACGTTGGCAAATCCCTTTACCACCTGACCGTGATCAAGGGCTATGGACCGCTGGAGATCGATCGGCTCGTACGCTCCTGTCCGAACTTGATCGATCTCGACTTTTACATGATGGATTCGTTGACGTTCACGGGCGACAATAGTTTCACGAACCTGCAAGGGTTGGAGATTTTGAGCAGTCCCATTCAGAAACCTAGCTTGCGTCGTTTCATCTGTCACACGACTACGTTGCGCCGGTTGGCGGTGGATGCGGTTACGTTCTCCGATGAGGACATCAGCTCGATGGTGATCGAGCATGACTTCTATCAGCTGGAGGACGTTTGGTTTACATCGGCACCGTACCTTTCAATCGCATCTGTGGAG ATACTGATGGACCGTTGTCCGGAGCTGCAGAGCGTTGGCCAGCTGAGCGGATGGGCACTGACGCCCGACGACGTGACGCTGCTCCGTGGGATCCTGAAGAGTTGCAACTCCTCACTG ATGATACAATCACTTTGA